From Nicotiana tabacum cultivar K326 chromosome 20, ASM71507v2, whole genome shotgun sequence, one genomic window encodes:
- the LOC107799033 gene encoding uncharacterized protein LOC107799033 isoform X2 has translation MEVENICASIDTTQKLSDNAKLNEDRVEKNLPENTPMLLDIGAQLNEARIVDIDKGMQPVETTTEDKRQGVSEGKGSASVGMQTPFVSQNLDQISSDASQLIPNPKRRKISSSPICDTSDILNFNLCSFLLGSTQGSGSEGNSAAVVVGEERQEHHEQQRVGEVSENYILQDKIISIFSR, from the exons ATGGAAGTTGAAAATATTTGTGCTTCAATTGACACAACTCAAAAACTCTCTGATAATGCTAAATTGAATGAAGATAGAGTTGAGAAAAACCTTCCAGAAAATACTCCAATGCTCCTCGACATTGGTGCACAATTGAATGAAGCTAGAATTGTTGATATCGACAAAGGCATGCAACCTGTGGAAACCACAACGGAAGACAAACGTCAAG GCGTATCTGAAGGTAAAGGAAGTGCATCTGTTGGAATGCAAACACCATTTGTGTCTCAAAACTTAGATCAG ATCTCATCTGATGCATCGCAACTTATTCCAAATCCTAAGAGAAGGAAGATTTCCAGTTCTCCTATATGTGACACCAGTGATATCCTGaacttcaatttatgttcatttttGTTGGGTAGTACACAAGGGAGTGGTTCAGAAGGTAATTCTGCCGCTGTTGTTGTTGGTGAAGAGAGACAAGAACATCATGAACAACAAAGAGTTGGTGAAGTATCCGAAAATTATATATTGCAGGACAAAATAATAAGCATTTTTAGCagatga
- the LOC107799033 gene encoding uncharacterized protein LOC107799033 isoform X1 gives MEVENICASIDTTQKLSDNAKLNEDRVEKNLPENTPMLLDIGAQLNEARIVDIDKGMQPVETTTEDKRQDIGVSEGKGSASVGMQTPFVSQNLDQISSDASQLIPNPKRRKISSSPICDTSDILNFNLCSFLLGSTQGSGSEGNSAAVVVGEERQEHHEQQRVGEVSENYILQDKIISIFSR, from the exons ATGGAAGTTGAAAATATTTGTGCTTCAATTGACACAACTCAAAAACTCTCTGATAATGCTAAATTGAATGAAGATAGAGTTGAGAAAAACCTTCCAGAAAATACTCCAATGCTCCTCGACATTGGTGCACAATTGAATGAAGCTAGAATTGTTGATATCGACAAAGGCATGCAACCTGTGGAAACCACAACGGAAGACAAACGTCAAG ATATAGGCGTATCTGAAGGTAAAGGAAGTGCATCTGTTGGAATGCAAACACCATTTGTGTCTCAAAACTTAGATCAG ATCTCATCTGATGCATCGCAACTTATTCCAAATCCTAAGAGAAGGAAGATTTCCAGTTCTCCTATATGTGACACCAGTGATATCCTGaacttcaatttatgttcatttttGTTGGGTAGTACACAAGGGAGTGGTTCAGAAGGTAATTCTGCCGCTGTTGTTGTTGGTGAAGAGAGACAAGAACATCATGAACAACAAAGAGTTGGTGAAGTATCCGAAAATTATATATTGCAGGACAAAATAATAAGCATTTTTAGCagatga